The Terriglobales bacterium genome includes a window with the following:
- a CDS encoding LytTR family DNA-binding domain-containing protein — MPISTIIVDDEQLAREELSYLLKSVGDVDVVAQGSNGVEAIQLIREHNPELVFMDVQMPGLDGFQVIKKLVDKKVPLPQIVFATAFDQYAVRAFEVNAIDYLLKPFDKKRVAQSVDKARQKLTTAPSPSERLESLINLLEQQQKPQQQKLLLRSAGRLILIDQKDVCFATIEEGIITVATSTMEGHSNCRTLEELQESLDPNLFWRAHRSHVVNINRIKEVLPWFKSSYQLRMDDRKHTELPVSRAQTKRLRELFGL; from the coding sequence ATGCCCATTTCGACCATCATCGTCGACGACGAGCAACTCGCGCGCGAGGAGCTTAGTTACTTGCTGAAGAGCGTTGGAGATGTCGACGTTGTAGCTCAGGGAAGCAACGGAGTCGAGGCGATCCAGCTCATTCGCGAGCACAATCCCGAATTGGTATTCATGGATGTCCAGATGCCCGGTCTTGACGGCTTCCAGGTCATCAAGAAATTGGTGGATAAGAAAGTTCCGTTGCCGCAGATTGTTTTCGCGACCGCGTTCGATCAGTACGCTGTGCGCGCATTTGAGGTCAACGCGATTGACTACTTGCTCAAGCCCTTCGATAAGAAGCGCGTAGCGCAGTCGGTAGACAAAGCGCGGCAGAAGCTCACTACGGCTCCCAGTCCGAGTGAACGCCTGGAGTCCCTGATCAACCTCCTCGAACAGCAGCAAAAACCACAGCAACAAAAACTACTGCTGCGTTCCGCTGGACGTTTGATTCTCATCGATCAGAAGGATGTATGCTTCGCGACCATCGAGGAAGGCATCATCACGGTCGCAACTTCCACGATGGAAGGCCATTCCAATTGCCGAACGCTGGAAGAACTGCAAGAGAGTCTCGATCCCAATCTCTTCTGGCGCGCGCACCGGTCGCACGTGGTCAACATCAACCGCATCAAGGAAGTGCTTCCCTGGTTCAAGAGCTCCTATCAACTGCGGATGGACGACCGCAAGCACACCGAACTTCCCGTAAGCCGCGCGCAAACCAAGCGCCTGCGCGAGCTGTTCGGACTGTGA
- a CDS encoding acyloxyacyl hydrolase — protein sequence MTIFLFAIATVGTMSAQGDKLPDGTNEGEFFIAGGHSVSGGRGNTGVFQAGFRLGRVLFQAPKGNLEYSVDFIPVYYIVQQQNAYGISFTPFNLKYNFTSFHRTIPYLELGGGVLFTTHDVPDGTNGVNFTPQAGIGLHIPMRSGSHRYLGVALKYIHISNAGLSVPNPGINTLQVKLSIGRFGRRVF from the coding sequence ATGACCATTTTTCTCTTTGCGATTGCAACTGTAGGGACAATGAGCGCACAAGGCGACAAACTTCCTGATGGCACAAACGAAGGAGAATTCTTCATCGCCGGCGGACACAGCGTCTCTGGCGGACGCGGCAATACCGGAGTGTTTCAAGCGGGGTTCCGACTCGGGCGAGTCTTGTTCCAGGCGCCAAAAGGGAATCTGGAATACTCCGTTGACTTCATCCCGGTTTACTACATCGTCCAGCAACAGAATGCGTACGGCATAAGTTTCACGCCATTCAATTTGAAGTACAACTTCACCTCATTCCATCGCACGATCCCGTATCTTGAACTTGGAGGCGGTGTCCTCTTCACCACCCACGATGTTCCCGATGGCACAAACGGTGTTAACTTCACTCCGCAGGCCGGGATTGGTCTGCACATTCCCATGCGCTCCGGGTCACACCGATACCTGGGCGTTGCTTTGAAGTACATTCACATTTCCAACGCCGGACTCTCGGTCCCAAATCCAGGAATCAATACATTGCAGGTGAAGCTCTCCATTGGCCGCTTCGGCCGGAGGGTTTTCTAG